The proteins below are encoded in one region of Thermococcus sp. 21S7:
- a CDS encoding ABC transporter ATP-binding protein, with protein MRTLEVRVSFAYGEKEVLKGVEFTAEKGELLAIIGPNGAGKSTLLKCMVGILRPKGHVRFNGTNLLELKPKNRARLITYVPQSSFPEFAFTIEEFVEMGAYATRGNVEAALKRVDLWERRKEPVTNLSGGEYQLALVARALAQGSEAILLDEPTSHLDINHSLMVMELLKGLKEEKIIVAVLHDLNLALRYADRLILLNEGEKYWEGKPAELEPRIVEEVYGVRAKIAEVDGHRVLLAGI; from the coding sequence AAGGGCGTTGAGTTCACCGCCGAGAAGGGTGAACTGCTAGCCATAATCGGACCGAACGGGGCCGGAAAGTCAACCCTCCTCAAGTGCATGGTGGGGATTCTGCGGCCGAAGGGCCACGTGAGGTTCAACGGGACTAACCTGCTCGAACTGAAGCCCAAGAACAGGGCGAGGCTCATAACCTACGTCCCGCAGAGCTCCTTCCCCGAGTTCGCCTTCACCATCGAGGAGTTCGTTGAGATGGGTGCCTACGCAACCAGGGGCAACGTTGAGGCGGCTTTAAAGCGCGTCGACCTCTGGGAGCGCAGGAAAGAGCCAGTTACGAACCTGAGCGGCGGCGAGTACCAGCTGGCCCTCGTGGCCAGGGCGCTTGCGCAGGGGAGCGAGGCGATACTCCTGGATGAGCCGACGAGCCACCTGGATATAAACCACTCCCTCATGGTGATGGAGCTGCTGAAGGGCCTCAAGGAGGAGAAGATAATCGTGGCCGTTCTCCACGACCTTAACCTGGCCCTCCGCTATGCGGACAGGCTTATCCTTCTGAACGAAGGAGAGAAGTACTGGGAGGGGAAGCCGGCGGAGCTGGAACCCAGGATCGTCGAGGAAGTCTACGGTGTGAGGGCAAAGATAGCCGAGGTCGATGGCCACAGGGTTCTCCTAGCGGGGATTTGA
- the psmB gene encoding archaeal proteasome endopeptidase complex subunit beta translates to METKKTGTTTVGIKAKDGVVLAADTQASLDHMVETLNIRKIVPITDRIAITTAGSVGDVQALARMLEAEARYYQFTWNRPMSTKAMANLLSNILNENKWFPYLVQIIIGGYVDEPTLANLDPMGGLIFDDYTATGSGSPFAIAVLEDGFKKDMSVEEARELAVRAVRTAGKRDVYTGDRKVQVVVITRDGMKEEFVEFKG, encoded by the coding sequence ATGGAAACGAAGAAAACCGGCACCACCACCGTGGGAATAAAGGCCAAGGACGGCGTGGTTCTGGCCGCTGATACGCAGGCTTCCCTCGACCACATGGTCGAGACCCTCAACATCAGGAAGATAGTCCCAATCACCGACAGGATAGCGATAACCACCGCGGGAAGCGTTGGCGACGTTCAGGCACTGGCGAGAATGCTTGAGGCTGAAGCCAGATACTACCAGTTCACCTGGAACAGGCCCATGAGCACCAAGGCCATGGCGAACCTGCTCAGCAACATCCTCAACGAGAACAAGTGGTTCCCCTACCTCGTCCAGATAATCATAGGCGGCTACGTTGACGAGCCGACCTTAGCGAACCTCGACCCTATGGGCGGCCTTATCTTCGACGACTACACCGCGACCGGCTCGGGAAGCCCCTTCGCCATAGCCGTCCTTGAGGATGGCTTCAAGAAGGACATGAGCGTCGAAGAGGCAAGGGAGCTCGCGGTTAGGGCCGTCAGGACGGCCGGAAAGAGGGACGTCTACACCGGCGACCGGAAGGTTCAGGTCGTCGTCATAACGAGGGACGGCATGAAGGAGGAGTTCGTCGAGTTCAAGGGGTGA
- a CDS encoding DUF4157 domain-containing protein, with translation MRNLPEKSAVLGLVVLLILALYAAERLTVNPSAVLGEVNGILDQVQEIRNLTFKERPKIVVLTKSEALAKWKPGKADIERMKIEELIYKMTLLLPPDYQYIKKETERSAGWIAATVGDTIYIIQENFMSDQDTARRTMAHESVHVLQKQWFDAKYGADTYDGTIAVQSLIEGDADLVADLYCERNGIPIHKIRSLSGNPLTDLHIFPYVFGDRFVRYLYEKGGWGLVNEAYSRYPVSAQQVMHPELYLENVTPLNVTLSAPPNSRILKEDRLGEYYVYLLLRDAAKLEDETAWNVSIAWRGDRLLLTQNATGYLLQWKVVFSSENAAKTFGETVSKLAEGNTYANYTIRIERNSVLLIAERRE, from the coding sequence ATGCGGAATCTCCCAGAAAAGTCCGCGGTTCTCGGGCTGGTAGTCCTGCTAATCTTGGCGCTCTACGCAGCGGAGAGGCTAACAGTCAACCCGAGCGCGGTTCTCGGAGAGGTAAACGGGATACTCGACCAGGTTCAGGAGATAAGGAACCTCACATTCAAAGAGAGGCCGAAGATAGTCGTCCTCACGAAGAGCGAGGCTCTAGCTAAATGGAAGCCCGGCAAAGCGGACATCGAGAGGATGAAAATAGAAGAGCTGATCTACAAGATGACCCTTCTCCTCCCCCCGGATTATCAGTACATCAAAAAAGAAACGGAGCGGAGCGCGGGATGGATAGCCGCGACGGTGGGGGATACCATCTACATCATCCAGGAGAACTTCATGTCCGACCAGGACACCGCCAGGAGAACGATGGCCCACGAGAGCGTCCACGTGCTCCAGAAGCAGTGGTTCGACGCGAAGTACGGCGCCGACACCTACGACGGCACCATAGCGGTCCAGTCCCTCATCGAGGGCGACGCAGACCTCGTCGCCGACCTCTACTGTGAGAGGAACGGGATACCGATTCACAAGATACGCTCGCTGAGCGGGAATCCCCTAACCGACCTCCACATCTTCCCCTATGTCTTCGGCGACAGATTTGTGAGGTACCTCTACGAGAAAGGCGGCTGGGGGCTCGTTAACGAGGCGTACAGCCGCTATCCGGTCTCGGCGCAGCAGGTCATGCACCCGGAGCTGTACCTCGAAAACGTTACCCCCCTCAACGTCACCCTGAGCGCACCGCCGAACTCACGGATTCTCAAGGAAGACAGACTCGGCGAGTACTACGTCTACCTCCTCCTCAGGGACGCTGCGAAGCTTGAGGACGAGACCGCCTGGAACGTCTCGATTGCGTGGCGCGGGGATAGGCTTCTCCTAACCCAGAACGCGACGGGTTATCTCCTCCAGTGGAAGGTCGTCTTCTCAAGCGAGAACGCCGCGAAGACCTTTGGGGAAACCGTTTCCAAGCTCGCGGAGGGCAACACCTACGCGAACTACACGATAAGGATTGAAAGGAACTCCGTTCTCCTGATCGCCGAAAGGAGGGAATAA
- the thrC gene encoding threonine synthase, producing MKLVCPICGKTYDEPVQRCECGKPLEFERFTGEPYIGKSVWERFWDFWPVEPALELSLGEGDTPLVKSGLGKELGVKLYLKNETVNPTWSFKDRGTFLAMSHALKAGYKTVGTVSTGNMAASVSAYASRFGLKAKILVSESASDEKLKAVSVYGGEVIRVHGDYGRLYFESLKLGERLGVYFMNSDNPFRIEGYKGIAFEIAEEISPDYVLIPTSSGGLFRGIAKGFIELHESGLIDDLPTLIAVQAEGCSPIYRAFREGKAKIERFESPKTIAKAIANPYPPSGNVVLKLLRDFGWKCVSVSDDEILEAQRKLAGEGLFVQPASATGIAALKRLDLPSGAKVVSILTGSGLRTLRRTSKGEITECPLEGLENCIRNDS from the coding sequence ATGAAGCTCGTCTGCCCCATCTGCGGAAAGACCTACGACGAACCGGTTCAGAGGTGTGAATGCGGCAAGCCCTTGGAGTTCGAAAGGTTCACCGGCGAACCGTACATAGGAAAGAGCGTCTGGGAGCGGTTCTGGGACTTCTGGCCGGTGGAACCGGCACTGGAGCTCTCCCTCGGCGAGGGCGACACGCCCCTTGTGAAGTCGGGGCTCGGCAAAGAGCTTGGAGTGAAGCTCTACCTCAAGAACGAGACGGTAAACCCGACGTGGAGCTTCAAGGACAGGGGCACTTTTCTGGCGATGAGCCATGCCCTAAAGGCCGGCTACAAAACCGTTGGAACCGTCTCCACAGGAAACATGGCGGCGAGCGTTTCGGCCTACGCTTCCCGTTTCGGGTTGAAGGCGAAGATTCTCGTCTCCGAGAGCGCGAGCGACGAGAAGCTGAAGGCAGTTTCGGTTTATGGCGGCGAGGTCATCAGGGTTCACGGCGACTACGGGAGGCTCTACTTCGAGAGCCTGAAGTTGGGGGAAAGGCTCGGGGTCTACTTCATGAACTCGGACAACCCCTTCAGAATCGAGGGCTACAAGGGCATAGCCTTCGAGATAGCCGAGGAGATAAGCCCGGACTACGTTCTGATTCCGACCAGCTCGGGCGGGCTCTTCCGGGGAATAGCCAAAGGCTTCATCGAGCTCCACGAGAGCGGGCTCATCGATGACCTCCCAACCCTCATAGCGGTTCAGGCGGAGGGCTGTTCGCCGATATACAGGGCTTTTAGGGAAGGTAAAGCAAAAATCGAGCGTTTTGAGAGCCCCAAGACCATAGCTAAGGCCATAGCCAACCCGTATCCGCCGAGCGGGAACGTGGTTCTGAAACTCCTGAGGGACTTCGGCTGGAAATGTGTATCCGTTTCCGACGATGAGATACTCGAAGCTCAGAGAAAGCTCGCCGGCGAAGGCCTCTTCGTCCAGCCGGCGAGTGCTACAGGCATAGCGGCGCTGAAGAGGCTCGACCTTCCAAGCGGGGCCAAGGTCGTCTCGATACTCACCGGTTCGGGCTTGAGAACCCTCAGGCGCACCTCGAAGGGAGAAATTACGGAGTGCCCGCTCGAAGGGCTTGAAAACTGCATCAGAAACGATTCATAA
- a CDS encoding extradiol dioxygenase translates to MLIGAAVMPHGNPVLEPEDNETRRLAEVLRKIGEEFKGAEAYVLISPHNVRMSDHLGVVMAEHLVSWLGFEGKELPGEWETERDLAGKIYESAKGAGLPVADLNFAALSGEYSRWPLSWGELIPLQFLEKKPLVLLTPARNVSREALVRFGEIIAEVIEGSGKRVAFIASADHGHGHDEKGPYGKVKESEEYDRLVMEILSENRLERLMEIPEELVRKALVDSYWQLLVLYGLLKKVPMEIRETAYACPTYFGMAGALWVMKA, encoded by the coding sequence ATGCTGATTGGAGCCGCGGTTATGCCCCACGGAAACCCCGTCCTGGAGCCGGAAGACAATGAGACGAGAAGACTCGCGGAGGTTCTCAGGAAGATCGGCGAGGAATTCAAGGGGGCTGAAGCCTACGTCCTCATAAGCCCGCACAACGTCCGGATGAGCGACCACCTCGGCGTGGTCATGGCGGAACATCTCGTCTCGTGGCTCGGCTTCGAGGGCAAAGAGCTTCCCGGAGAATGGGAGACCGAGAGAGACCTCGCGGGGAAAATCTACGAGTCGGCGAAGGGTGCCGGCCTGCCCGTTGCTGACCTGAACTTCGCCGCACTGAGCGGTGAGTACTCGCGCTGGCCGCTGAGCTGGGGCGAGCTCATACCCCTGCAGTTCCTCGAAAAGAAGCCGCTCGTTCTTCTGACGCCGGCCAGAAACGTGTCCAGAGAAGCCCTCGTTCGCTTCGGCGAGATTATCGCGGAGGTCATAGAGGGGAGCGGGAAGCGGGTGGCCTTCATAGCCAGCGCCGACCACGGGCACGGACACGATGAAAAGGGCCCGTACGGGAAGGTGAAGGAGAGCGAGGAGTACGACAGGCTCGTCATGGAGATTCTCTCTGAAAACAGGCTGGAGAGGCTCATGGAAATCCCCGAAGAGCTCGTGAGAAAAGCCCTGGTGGACAGCTACTGGCAGCTCCTCGTCCTCTACGGCCTCCTGAAGAAGGTTCCAATGGAGATAAGGGAAACCGCCTATGCCTGCCCGACCTACTTCGGCATGGCCGGAGCGCTGTGGGTGATGAAAGCTTGA
- a CDS encoding ATP-binding protein, with translation MISLIEITEEYLGSLRFVEEIPREVELPVGRDIKAIIGPRRVGKTFLLLKKAESIKDRQNVLYLPFDEPELRRLTARKLAERVRREFPEGEVVLFLDEVQEWAEWDVKLRWLHDVGDFDVYISGSSSTLMSSEIPSRLRGRHVSRLILPLSFREIAGESGKTFRERGKLQAVLKDYIKWGGFPEVWTTRSREKIISILETMFYRDMVKRFAFRDVKEFQEAFYHILSLYGGYFTYRSLQRALKGLGVDANLKTVMNYLRAMEESFLVFQLPIFSPSTREMMIKPRKLYLVDTAFASLFFKGHDEGRKLENLVFIELLREKSYWNQSLDISYYSDGKNEVDFVVREGPHIRELIQVTYELNAANYEREVKGLIRTAKRLEVSKLTIVTMEDEELLKEGNLTVEVLPIWKFLLRGHRSLPQAAPCSS, from the coding sequence ATGATTTCGCTGATAGAGATTACCGAGGAATACCTCGGCTCCCTCAGGTTTGTCGAGGAAATACCCAGAGAAGTTGAGTTGCCCGTGGGAAGGGACATAAAGGCCATAATCGGACCCAGAAGGGTAGGGAAAACGTTCCTGCTTCTCAAGAAGGCCGAATCCATCAAAGACCGCCAAAACGTTCTCTACCTTCCCTTCGATGAACCGGAGCTGAGAAGACTAACTGCCCGGAAGCTGGCGGAAAGAGTCAGGCGAGAATTCCCCGAAGGCGAGGTGGTTCTTTTCCTCGACGAAGTTCAGGAATGGGCGGAATGGGACGTCAAGCTTAGGTGGCTTCACGACGTTGGAGATTTCGATGTATACATCTCGGGCTCCTCCTCCACCCTTATGTCCTCCGAGATACCCTCACGCCTGAGGGGAAGGCACGTCTCAAGGCTGATCCTCCCGCTATCATTCAGGGAAATCGCGGGGGAGTCAGGAAAAACCTTCCGGGAAAGGGGGAAACTCCAGGCGGTTCTGAAAGATTACATAAAGTGGGGAGGTTTCCCAGAGGTATGGACGACCAGATCAAGGGAGAAGATTATTTCAATACTCGAAACCATGTTCTACAGGGACATGGTGAAGCGCTTTGCCTTCAGGGATGTCAAAGAATTTCAGGAGGCCTTCTACCACATACTTTCCCTCTACGGCGGCTACTTCACGTACCGCTCCCTCCAGAGGGCCCTGAAGGGCCTCGGCGTCGATGCAAACCTGAAGACAGTCATGAACTACCTCAGGGCAATGGAGGAATCCTTCCTCGTTTTCCAGCTCCCAATATTCTCACCCTCAACGAGGGAGATGATGATAAAACCCAGAAAGCTGTATCTCGTTGACACTGCCTTTGCCTCCCTCTTTTTCAAAGGACATGATGAAGGGAGAAAACTGGAGAACCTGGTGTTCATAGAGCTGTTGAGGGAGAAGAGCTACTGGAACCAGTCGCTCGATATCTCCTACTACTCTGACGGAAAGAACGAGGTCGACTTTGTTGTGCGGGAGGGTCCTCACATAAGGGAGCTCATCCAGGTGACCTACGAACTGAACGCCGCCAACTACGAGAGGGAGGTTAAAGGGCTAATTAGAACTGCCAAGAGACTCGAAGTGAGTAAACTCACTATAGTCACGATGGAGGATGAAGAACTGCTTAAAGAAGGAAACCTAACGGTGGAGGTTCTTCCAATTTGGAAGTTCCTCCTCAGAGGACATCGAAGCTTACCTCAAGCAGCCCCTTGCTCCTCCTAA
- a CDS encoding alanyl-tRNA editing protein, translated as MPSVEVRTHTALHVVKGAVVKVLGENAKWTASVYVDGNHGRLTVKFDRKPTPEEVAEIERLTNEKVKENAPVQVYELPREEAEERFGGDMYDLFPIPPEVRTLRVVVIEGWNVNACNKEHTATTGEIGEIKIRKVRFRRSKGLLEVSFDVL; from the coding sequence ATGCCGTCGGTTGAGGTTAGAACCCACACTGCCCTGCACGTGGTTAAGGGCGCCGTCGTCAAGGTTCTGGGCGAAAACGCCAAGTGGACTGCGAGTGTTTACGTTGATGGGAACCACGGGAGATTAACCGTCAAGTTCGACAGGAAGCCAACGCCGGAGGAAGTCGCCGAGATAGAGCGCCTCACCAACGAGAAGGTAAAGGAAAACGCACCGGTTCAGGTTTACGAGCTTCCGCGAGAGGAAGCCGAGGAGCGCTTCGGAGGGGATATGTACGACCTCTTCCCGATTCCGCCGGAGGTGAGAACCCTCCGGGTCGTCGTCATAGAGGGCTGGAACGTCAACGCGTGCAACAAGGAGCACACCGCGACGACAGGAGAAATCGGTGAGATAAAAATCAGAAAGGTCCGCTTTAGGAGGAGCAAGGGGCTGCTTGAGGTAAGCTTCGATGTCCTCTGA
- a CDS encoding cyclic 2,3-diphosphoglycerate synthase, producing the protein MAEKKRKRVLILGAAGRDFHNFNTFFRDNPDYEVVAFTATQIPDIEGRVYPPELAGELYPNGIPIWSEDDLEKIIKEHDIDVVVFAYSDVPHEHVMHLASRAHSAGADFWLLGPKSTMLKSSKPVIAVTAVRTGCGKSQTSRKVAQILQEMGYKVVAIRHPMPYGDLRKQIVQRFASYEDLDKHECTIEEREEYEPYIDRGMVVYAGVDYEKILREAEKEADIILWDGGNNDFPFYEPDLWIVVTDPHRPGHELKYHPGETNFRAADVIIINKIDTANRDDIQKVRESIEKVNPNAVIIDGASPLYVDQPELIKGKRVLVVEDGPTLTHGGMKYGAGYIAAKKYGAKEIIDPRPYAVGSIIDTYKKYSHLDVILPAMGYGEKQIRELEETINRADADVVIMGTPIDLRRVMKLNKPAVRVRYELEEIGEPKLRDVLKEFVEKHVKKE; encoded by the coding sequence ATGGCCGAAAAGAAGAGAAAGAGGGTTCTGATTTTGGGCGCCGCCGGAAGGGACTTCCACAACTTCAACACATTCTTCAGGGACAACCCCGACTACGAGGTCGTTGCCTTCACCGCCACTCAGATTCCGGACATCGAGGGAAGGGTCTACCCGCCCGAGCTCGCCGGTGAGCTCTACCCGAACGGAATTCCGATCTGGAGCGAGGACGACCTTGAGAAGATCATCAAGGAGCACGACATCGACGTTGTCGTCTTCGCCTACTCCGACGTTCCGCACGAGCACGTCATGCACCTCGCGAGCAGGGCCCACTCAGCTGGTGCCGACTTCTGGCTCCTCGGCCCGAAGAGCACCATGCTCAAGTCCAGCAAGCCGGTCATAGCGGTCACCGCCGTCAGAACCGGTTGCGGAAAGAGCCAGACCAGCAGGAAGGTCGCCCAGATCCTCCAGGAGATGGGCTACAAGGTCGTCGCGATAAGGCACCCAATGCCCTACGGCGACCTCAGGAAGCAGATCGTCCAGCGCTTCGCCAGCTACGAGGACCTCGACAAGCACGAGTGCACCATCGAGGAGCGCGAGGAGTACGAGCCCTACATCGACAGGGGCATGGTCGTCTACGCGGGCGTTGACTACGAGAAGATTCTCCGCGAGGCCGAGAAGGAGGCCGACATCATCCTCTGGGACGGCGGAAACAACGACTTCCCGTTCTACGAGCCCGACCTCTGGATAGTCGTCACCGACCCGCACAGGCCCGGCCACGAGCTCAAGTACCACCCCGGTGAGACCAACTTCCGCGCTGCAGACGTCATAATCATCAACAAGATCGACACCGCCAACCGTGATGACATCCAGAAGGTCCGCGAGAGCATCGAGAAGGTCAACCCGAACGCCGTCATCATCGACGGTGCCTCACCGCTCTACGTCGACCAGCCGGAGCTCATCAAGGGCAAGCGCGTTCTCGTCGTTGAGGACGGTCCGACCCTCACCCACGGCGGCATGAAGTACGGAGCCGGTTACATCGCCGCCAAGAAGTACGGAGCTAAGGAAATAATCGACCCGAGGCCCTACGCCGTCGGCTCGATCATCGACACCTACAAGAAGTACAGCCACCTCGACGTCATCCTGCCGGCAATGGGCTACGGCGAGAAGCAGATCAGGGAGCTTGAGGAGACTATCAACCGCGCAGATGCCGACGTCGTCATCATGGGTACCCCCATCGACCTCCGCCGCGTCATGAAGCTCAACAAGCCGGCCGTCAGGGTCAGGTACGAGCTTGAGGAGATCGGCGAGCCGAAGCTCAGGGACGTCCTCAAGGAGTTCGTCGAGAAGCACGTCAAGAAGGAGTGA
- a CDS encoding GNAT family N-acetyltransferase yields MDFKTALTELYLRDPAGTLPNALWKTLAMLDGMETSIDVRGGEVVHLEARKGRGLYVYWDLNGVPPDIDGLDFALLHAGLARTLDLEEFYVERYFRLVHRGAALEEPFLSAGFSFGDVDVPAEASKVADFINLCYEDINVSSSEVRSWTLSPAFDRSLWLWILEGDEPVALGIADLDRSIGEGSLEWIQVHPSYRGMGLGKAVVFELLRRLQSLAVFTTVSGELDNRTNPEALYRRCGFEGNDVWLVLRRRE; encoded by the coding sequence ATGGACTTTAAAACTGCACTAACCGAACTGTACCTCAGGGACCCGGCTGGAACGCTTCCAAACGCCCTCTGGAAGACCCTGGCGATGCTTGACGGAATGGAGACCTCCATAGACGTTCGCGGAGGGGAAGTCGTCCATCTAGAAGCCAGGAAGGGCAGAGGCCTCTACGTCTACTGGGACTTGAACGGCGTTCCCCCGGATATTGATGGGCTGGATTTCGCGCTCCTGCACGCGGGACTTGCCAGGACTCTCGACCTGGAGGAATTTTATGTTGAGAGATACTTCAGGCTCGTCCACCGAGGTGCGGCTCTTGAAGAACCGTTCCTGTCGGCAGGCTTTTCATTCGGTGATGTGGACGTACCTGCTGAGGCCAGTAAAGTGGCGGATTTCATAAACCTCTGCTACGAGGACATCAACGTGAGTTCCAGTGAAGTCAGATCGTGGACGTTAAGTCCCGCTTTCGACCGGTCGCTCTGGCTCTGGATTCTTGAGGGCGATGAGCCCGTTGCCCTTGGAATAGCCGACCTTGACCGCTCCATCGGCGAGGGCTCGCTGGAATGGATACAGGTTCACCCCTCTTACCGCGGGATGGGCCTTGGAAAGGCCGTGGTGTTCGAACTCCTTCGCAGGTTGCAGAGTCTGGCGGTCTTCACGACGGTTTCGGGCGAGCTTGACAACAGAACGAACCCGGAGGCGCTTTACCGGCGCTGTGGGTTCGAGGGAAACGACGTCTGGCTGGTTCTGAGAAGAAGAGAATGA
- a CDS encoding PLDc N-terminal domain-containing protein: MGDAVIFGTVWALGMFLMALQLLALVWVIYDVLTKQKRMSDVEKVIWIVLAFLFTILGALVYYLLVKRNGKYEENREEPPVY; encoded by the coding sequence ATGGGAGATGCAGTCATCTTTGGGACAGTATGGGCGCTCGGCATGTTCCTAATGGCACTCCAGTTGCTCGCCCTTGTGTGGGTCATCTACGACGTCCTCACAAAGCAGAAGAGAATGTCGGACGTTGAAAAGGTCATCTGGATAGTCCTAGCGTTCCTCTTCACGATACTGGGAGCGCTGGTGTACTACCTGCTCGTCAAGAGAAATGGCAAATACGAGGAGAACCGCGAGGAGCCGCCCGTCTACTGA